One window from the genome of Pelodictyon luteolum DSM 273 encodes:
- a CDS encoding alpha/beta fold hydrolase, whose product MKETEKDRHFLWQLSEETGAKIRYREYGPSDAAGTPILFLHGYGAMLEHWNLNIPEFSGHRRIYAMDLIGFGRSEKPNVRYSLELFAAQIEAFLQLKKLQRIVIVGHSMGAASAIWYADHRPEKVEALILANPSGLFGDTMDGMNSVFFGLVGSPLIGEVLFTAFANPVGVSQSLAPTYYNQAKVNLKLITQFTRPLQDRGAAWSYLSPSRRPGDFRLDDLEKPSHYKGKAFLIWGAEDTALPPHKIIPEFQQLLPQAGAWIIPKAAHCIHHDADEAFNERLQAILDSIESA is encoded by the coding sequence ATGAAGGAAACAGAAAAAGACCGCCACTTCCTCTGGCAGCTCAGCGAAGAAACCGGAGCAAAAATCCGCTACAGGGAGTACGGGCCAAGTGATGCCGCCGGCACACCGATTCTCTTTCTCCACGGGTACGGGGCCATGCTTGAACACTGGAACCTGAACATCCCGGAGTTTTCCGGGCACCGGAGGATCTACGCGATGGACCTCATCGGGTTCGGCCGGTCTGAAAAGCCCAATGTGCGCTACAGTCTCGAGCTGTTCGCCGCCCAGATCGAGGCGTTCCTGCAGCTGAAAAAGCTCCAGCGTATCGTCATCGTAGGTCACTCCATGGGAGCGGCCAGCGCCATCTGGTACGCAGACCACCGTCCGGAAAAAGTCGAGGCGCTGATTCTTGCCAACCCCTCGGGGCTCTTCGGCGACACCATGGACGGGATGAACAGCGTCTTTTTCGGGCTCGTCGGCTCGCCCCTCATCGGCGAGGTACTCTTCACTGCATTCGCAAACCCCGTCGGCGTCAGCCAGAGTCTGGCCCCGACCTACTACAACCAGGCGAAGGTCAACCTCAAGCTCATCACGCAGTTCACCAGGCCGCTCCAGGACCGGGGCGCAGCATGGTCCTATCTGTCACCATCGCGCAGGCCCGGCGACTTCCGGCTGGACGACCTTGAAAAGCCCTCGCACTACAAGGGAAAAGCATTTCTGATATGGGGAGCCGAAGACACGGCGCTGCCGCCGCACAAAATCATACCGGAATTCCAGCAGCTCCTGCCGCAGGCCGGAGCATGGATTATCCCGAAGGCAGCGCACTGCATTCACCACGATGCCGATGAAGCCTTCAACGAGAGGCTTCAGGCAATTCTTGATTCGATTGAATCAGCCTGA